From Alloacidobacterium dinghuense:
GTCACAGTCTTCTGGTAGCGGGGCACGATAGAGATGATCCGCAACAGATCGCCGTCGCGCAGCGTGGTTCCCAGGCCAGTGGGATCAAACGCGATCTCCATGGCTTCGCGCGCCTGATGGTTCTGAATGCGTTCGATCGAGATGCGCGCATCGGATGCGGTCGTAGAAGCGCCGCCTGCATCGGCAAGCAGTTGCTGCACGGTCGTGCTGTCGTCGCGCAATTCATAAATCGCCGGATGCCGCACGCTTCCGGTTAAGGCGACCTGCGGGCCGGTAGGCGGAATGAAGATAACGTCGCCCGGCAGCAATTGCGCATCTTTGGATTTGTCGCCATTGACGAGCAGGTCGTAGAGATCAAAGTCCGTGATGGTCTTGCCCTGCCGTTTCAGCAGAATGTGGCGCAGCGATCCCTGCGTGGATGGGCCGCCTGAGGCGAAGAGAGCGTTCACGAGGCTGCTGAGCGAGCTGACGGTATAGGAGCCAGGTCGGCGAGCCTGACCTACGACAAAGATCTGGATGGAGTGAAGCTGGCCGGCGTCGACCGTAAGGTCAAAGTTGCGGAAGACTCGGCCAATCTCGGTTCGCAAGTGTTGATCCAGCGAGGAGAATGGCAGACCGGCAACGTGAATCGCTCCCACCTGCGGGAGATAGACGGAGCCGGAACGGTCAACGCGCACATCGGCATTGAAATTTACCTGGCCCCAGATGCGAATGCGCAATTCGTCATCGGGGCCGATGATGTAGTCCGGCGTGACTGGAATCTGTTCGACGGGCGCGAAGGTGGAAGGCACGTTACGGAAAAGGCTCGCGCCAAAAATCGGCAGCACTTCGCCTGTGGTACCGGCGACAAACTTCTGAAATTCCGTGAGAGCTTCTGGAGGAAGAGGAATGGTGGTCGGCTGCAGGTTCCGATTGGTGGTCAGATTTGGATTTGTCGCATTACCTAAGTCGGTGTACGTTCGTGTATTCAGCGGAGCCCCGGCCGGGACGTTTCTCTCTCCGGTCTGCCCAAAACCCCCAGTCTGGCCGTAGTTGCCCAAGCCATATTGCCCCTGCTGACTCAGATCCGACCCGCAAGCAGAGGACATTGCATTCATCGGATCGGAGCAGTCGATGCTTTGCTGCCCCTGTGTCTGATCGCCAGTGGTGGTCTGGGAATGCGCGTACGGCATGGCTGCCAGCAGCAAAGACAAAATTGAAAGAGCCAGTCGCTTACGCATAACGCATGCAGTCGTGGCAGCGATCCGCTACCAACTGCGCATCCACTCCTTAGATCGTCAAGATTGCCGTTTTACCGCTCGACAGAGGCGCTAATTGCAGTGTAGAGCCTTCTGGCATGGGATGGAACTATGTGGCACCTACAGGGTTACGAGAGGCACCATGGTTATTCATCTATGCATAAAGGATTTTCATGGTGTCGCGCTAATCTGTATTGGGCCGTCGCCAAATCCACAAAGTTGCTCCGTATCTATCCTATCTCAGCCGAGCCTGATTTACTGAATCGTCACTGTCACCGGCACATTCCGTTGCAGTCCCGGAATTGCGGCAGTGATGTTTAAGGTGTAGATGCCGGACGGCGTCGTCGGACCCTGCGGCGGCGTGGGTGACGTCGCTGTGCCTCCGCCTGTTGCGTGAACACCGCAGGCCATGGGAGCCAACAGAACCAGCCAGAGCGAGACGGCAACGAGACCGAGAAGCCATGCGCGCTTCTGGAAGCTGCGTTTGCGCAGGCTTAGAAACGGCAGCAGAGCGCCGAAGACGACGCCCATTGTACGCCAGCGATCAAACGGGGTGATGGCTGACGAAGTGGGGGTAATCCCGGTCGTGACCGTCACCGTCGCATTTCCGGTCACGCCGTTTCCTATTTCCAATGAGGCCGGGTTTACCGTACAGGATGCGTTTTGTGGAACGCCGGTGCAGCCCATGGTGAGCGTACCCGACGACCCGTTCACAGGAATTGCCTGGACGGCGAAGGTCGCCGTCTGCCCGCTCACAATGACGGATGACGAGGGACTGCTGACGATGAGTTGAAAGTCTTCCCCTGTTCCTGTGAGAGAAATCTCAAGCGGGGTCGAGAGATTCGTAGAACTTACTGTTAAAGAACCGCTGCGGGGACCAGCCTGCGATGGGGCAAAGGTCACGTCAATGTAACAACTGCTTTGCGCGTTTAGCGTCTGCCCCACGGCGCAGTTGCTGCCCGCAATGGCGTAGTCGCCACTTACTGAAAATGCCAGATCGGTCAAAGGCGATCCGCCATTGTTTGTCAGCACAACGCGCTGCGATGTGCTGGTGCTGTTCACAGCCTGGCCTCCAAAATTCACCGTCGTGGGCAGAGCAGAAATACCCGGCGGCGCCAGACCAGTACCGGAAAGAGCGACACTCTGTGAGCCGAGCACTGTATTGACTCCCAATGTACCGCTCTCAGAACCAACCTTGGTCGGTACGAAGACGACAGAGATGGCACAGCTCGCGTGTCCCACCAGATACGAGCCGCAATTGTTCTGGGCGGCGAAGTCGCCGCTTACGGTGATGGCGATGTCTGTGAGTGAAACATCGCCGTTGTTCGTGAGCATCACCTGCTGCGGGCTGCTCTTTGTTCCCACGGTTTGAGACTGAGAAAAATTGAGGCTCATTCCCGACAACACAGCGGTTGCGGCGGCCTGACCATAGCCGGAAAGCTGAACCGTCTGCGTGCCCGCGTCGTCGCTGATCGAAAAGACTCCGGCGCGTCCACCGGCTACTGTGGGTTTGAAGATCACGGAGACAGTGCAACCGGAATTGGGGGCGAGCGATGTTCCGCAGGTGTTGGCACTGATCTGGAAATCGCCCGTGATCGTGGGCGTTTGCAGGTTCACATTGATGCCGCCGGTGTTGGAAATCGTAATGTTCTGGGCCGGAGCCGAAGTGCCGATGAGCGAGTTGCCGAAATTGACGCTGGTTGGGGAAAGAATAATATTTCCTGCTGCAAGGCCGGTACCTGAAAGGGTTGCCGTGATCTGTCCTGAAGATACGTTGCCGAAGACGGTCAGCACTCCCTGAAGTGGTCCGCTCGCGGCTGGCGCAAAGCTTACTTGAATCGTGCAGGTCCCGCCCGGAGAAAGCACCTGGGTGCAGTTATTCTGCTGAGCGAAATTCTCGCTGACCGTGATGCTGGTGATCGTCAGATTGACCGTGCCGGTATTCCTGACGGTGACGTTCTGCCAACTGCTCTGCGTGTCGACAACCTGCTTTGCAAATGTAAGTGAGGATGGGTTGAGCGTCGCTGTCGACTCGGCAACACCCGAGGTTAGCAGGGGAATCTCCCAGATCCCTCTGCCGTATGTGGAGGCGCGCAAAAGGGATGTGTTCAGGTAGTTGAAGGCCTGCAATTGGGTTACGGGTGCACCCGGAAGGCCCGTGCCGAGCGGACTCCAGCAGTTCTGCGAGCTGTCGGTGCACAGGTTGATATTGCGCGTTACATAGACGCCTGTGTCGAGCGCGACATATAGCGTGTTCGCATCGTTTGGGTCGACGAGGATGCTGTTGGCCGGAGCATTGGGCAGGTTTGCCTGAATCGTGATCCAGTGGCTCCCTCCGTCGACGGAACGGTAGACGACCGAGCCATTGGCGCTCGCTGTGATGAATCCCTGCAGCGCAACGTAGAGCGTCTTTCCCGAGGGATCATGCGGATCGACGTAGATGCTCGAAACATCGAATCCGCCATCGTTGAAGATTGGCTGAGAACTATTCTGCACTGGCGAGTTGGCGAGGTCATTCCAAGTCGGCGGAACGCTTGTCGTACTGCTTACCGATGCGCCGTAAACATGTCCGGCAACGGGGGCGCCGCCGTCGGTGCTGCCGGCCATGCCCGCATAGATCTGTTCCGCAGCTCCGGGAGCATCGCTCGGGCTTCCGGATGCGGCAAGCCAACGAATCTGAGCATTGCCGTTGCAATACGGACCCTGGACAGTGTCGAGCATTGTGCTGATAGCATTGCCAGCAGTCCACGTTGAGCCGTCTGCTGCGGGACCACGCCACACGCGGCAGGTACCAATAATGAGGTTCGCCGTGTTTTGCGGGTCGAGAATCCACGGGGCGGTTCCCGTCAGACCATAGCTATCATTGCCAACTTGCGTGCTGCCGATGACGGGCGTGCCGAAGGCGGATTTGTCGCAAGCCGTCCCTTGCGTGCAGAGATTAATGTCGACCGGAGAGGCTGAGGTGGCGTACCAGTTCTGCGGATTCTGTGAGTCAATGGCGTTGACATCGCCTTCGCCATCGAGGATTTGCGTCCACGAGGTAGAGCCGACTTGAAGAGCGGCAGTGCCGAAGGCGCCCATCGCAGCCATCATCACATTCTGATTTTGTGGATGCTGCGAGAAGCCCGCGATTTCCGCGAGCGAGCCAATACCGCCGTTGAGGTTCTCGAAATGCGCCGCATCGTCGCTGGAACAAGTCGGCTGCTGCTGGTTCACTGCATCGGTGGTGCGCCACAGGCCGCCATCATTGCCGAAATACATCAAGCCGCTGACGCCGAGAGTTGTATCGAAAGCATGTTGTGAAGGCGCAACCTGCGCGGCGCCGCAGGAGTCAACGTTCGTCGTGTTGCGCCACGCGCAGCTGTTGGCAAGATTGCAGCGAAAGATATCGCGAGTTCCGACGAAGAGCAGCGTATCCTGCTGCGACGGCACGGCGGCCAACGTCAGATCGTAGTCGCCCTGAGGAATGTTCGTGCCGCCTCCGGTGTCAATGGCTGCATCAGAAATCTGATTGGAAAATGTGACGGTGGGGGATGCGCATTCGCCTGCATTCGCGGAGCAGACGTCCTGCCACAGACCCTGATCGCTGTTGGTGTTGTCAACGCTGATGGCGAACAGATCGCCTGTAGCAGGCTGCGCGGCGATGGTTCCACGGAACAGCGGGCAGGCAGACGATGCAATCTCATTCGGATTTGTAGGGCACACTGCTGAATTGATTCCGGGCTGATTGGCCAGCCTTGTCCAGGTGACGCCGTCCGATGATTCGTAATATCCGTGATATTGCACCGCTGCATAGAAACGCTTGCGTACAGGGTTCCACGTAACGGAGGTGGCCGAGTTTCCTGTGTAGTTGGCAGATGCCGTTTGCGCGGATTGAATGATCGCTGTGGTGCTGTCTTCGATAGTGGCAAGCCGCCAGGTCTGACCGGCGTCGATTGAATAGTAGAGGCCGGCGAAGCTGCTGGAACTGGTCGCGCCCACCGCTGCGCCTTCTCTCGACTGCGCCACGGCCGCAACCACCAGCTGTGAATTCACGGTGCTCCAGGCGAATCCGGAAAAGCCCATGCCGCGAAAGGAAAATCCGCGCAGAGAGCCGTAGTAGATATCCATCGAGGTGGGAATGAGGCACCATGTGTTGCCTTTGTCCGTCGATCGAAGGATGCCGGTACCGTAATAGGAGTCGAGTGCGTCGTTGGGATCACCGGTTCCAGCGAGAATGACGCCAGTGCCGTTGGGCTGCACGGTGAGTGCTCCGATGCTGAGTGACGCGAGCGGTGGCGTGCTGCAATTGCTGGAAATCGGAAGCGTATCTGTGAGTGGAGAAAAGCTGACTGAGGCAGGCTGACCGGCGGCGTTCGTCGATTTCCAGATGCCCCCTCCAGAGCTGCCGACGTAAACGGTGTTGCCGCTCGAGTCTGAAGGATCAACGGCAAGGCTGGTGATGCGCCCGGTGATGAGACCATAGCTGCTGGTTTCGACTGCGGATGGACCGACCGCAGTCCACGGCGCGCTCAGTGGAGTAGTGCCGCTATTGTTGGCGGATGCTTTGAGCGCTTCGTTCTGCTCGCGTGCCTTTTGCAGCAACTCGGCCGGACTGAAATTCTTTCCGCGCGTGCGATTGAGACTGCGCTGTGCGAGAAAGCGCTGCGCTAGCTGTGCCTGCTTTGCCGTGATGTGTTTCGGCGCGGGCAACACCTCTGACTGCTGTGCAGTCAGGAGCCCGAAACCATGTGCGACGATAGATGCCCAAAGGGCCAGCTTCCACCAGCGAATCGTTGCCATGTATTCCTAGTCCACGCATACAGAGAAAAGCGCTTCTGCGCCTAGACGGGACGCAGAAGCGTTCCAGTGATGTAGTAAGGTTGCGGAAAGTGGTTTGATTATGCGGGAAGGATTACGGAACGCAAAGTTACTTTGGTTCGCGCGGTGATAGATCTGACGACCCCGCAGAGGGGAAGAATCTCGGCCATATCGTCACAATGAAAATCGCTGAGATTCTTCGCTACGCTCAGAAAGACGGCATAAAGTTTGGCCTAATCGCCTGCCCAGTTTCCTGATGCGACGTTTTCGATGTAGCGCTTCGAATCGAATTTCTTTCCCGTGGACGCGCCCGACATGTAACGAATCGCGCCGAAGATGGGACGATCGAACCACGGGCGATCATGCACTCCGGCAATGGCCCACGCGATGCCCTGATAGCCGTTCGGGTCACGTCCGTCGAGCTCGTACTTGTCGTTCAGAATGACGGCGTATTCATAGGCACGCGCGGGATTCGGCGACCACTCAAGAATTTTCTTGGCCCAGTACATACGCAAGTAGTTGTGCATCCATCCGTACTTCACCATCTGCATCTGCGCGGCGTTCCAGAGGTCGTCGTAGGTCTTGGCCTGTTCAAGTTGTTCCAATGTGTATTCGGGATTGCGCTTGTCGCGAGCGTGTTCGCGCAATGTCTTCTGCGCCCACTCGGGCGCACATTCGAGTGTGTCGTAGTTGGGAACGTATTTCACAAAGTTGACTGAGATCTCGCGCCATCCGATCAGCTCATTGATGTAAGCGTCGTAGGCTGCTTGCGTGGCTTGGCCTTCTTCGACGGCTTTTTGTGCGGCGAGCGCAATGGTGATGGGGCTGATGTGGCCGAAGTGCAGATAGGGAGACAGCCTGCTGGTCCCATCCCATTCTGGATAATTGCGTTTGGTTGCGTAGGCATGGAGACTGCGGTCAACGAAATCTTTGAGACGCTTGAGTGCAGGGTGCGTGCCGCCGGTGAACGTGTCGACCGCGCCAACGCTGCGATCGAAATCCCTCCAGCCTTTTGTTAGATCGCTGCGGACGTCGAAGGATCGGAACTGTGCCGGGCGTTTCCATTGGTGTTTCGCTTTTGTCTTCGGCTGATACACAAGATATTTTGGCAGTTCGGCGTAGAGCTTCGGTTTCATGACGTGGAGCGCGTATTGATGCTTGGAGAAGAGACTCGAGGGGACGACAACATCCGCGTCGACGGTCAAATACGGGAGGTGCAGACGCCGGGAGAGCACTCTGCGCCACCGCTCCGGCTCACGACATGGATTCTCGTCGCCAACGAGGACCGCAGCGCCAGCCTCCTGTAAAAACTTCTCTAGTTGATTGTCCGGCGGACGCCTGACGATGAAGGTCACGTTGCGTTCGGCTAGATCTTCCTCGATATCCGGCAGCCCCTGATTCAGGAAAACGTAGTGGCGAAGGTTCGCGTGCGGAAAATTTGAAATTGCAGAAAAGAAGACAAGAACAGGCAGTTCAAGTTTGTTGCCGAGTTCGATTGCCAGATCGACGGCGGGATTGTCGATCCCGCGCTGGGCTCGCTGCATCCAGTAGACAACGCATTTGCCATCTTTGAGTGGCTCTCCGGCGCCGCGAATCTTGATGCGCGGGTTATCGGCATAAGGCTGCAACAATTTGGGCAGGTCGGCGGTTTCAGGCATGCTTCTGCTGATGGTAGATGCTTGATTTCTGTCGAGGAGAGGATCGATGCAATTGAGTTTGACGAAATCGCAAAGCAGAAACGGCGGCCCCGAGGCCGCCGTTTGAATCAGCAACGGACGCGGTCTACCAGAGCCCCCATGCGCGGCTGATGTAGTCGGTCAGCGACATGGTGATGAGGACGATGAAGGTGAAGAACCCTGCGGCAACCGTCAGCTTGGTCAGGCGCGAGCTGTATTTGACGTGCATAAAGAAGAGAATCACCAGCACAGCTTTGGTGCAGGCAATACCCAGCGCAACGACTGCATTGAAGTCGCCCATTTCTATATAGGAAGCGGCCACCGTAAGCCCAGTGCCCAACAGAAGCGCGCCAAAGATTAACGCGTAGATCTTCGGACTGACCATGTGTTCTGCGTGATGTGTTGGCTCGGTGTCCAGTACTTCGTTAACTTTGTGTGCAGACATAGCGTTCAAATCCTCACTGATGGCGGCTGATCAAGTAAAGCAAAGGAAATAAGAATATCCAGACAATATCGACAA
This genomic window contains:
- a CDS encoding choice-of-anchor D domain-containing protein, which translates into the protein MATIRWWKLALWASIVAHGFGLLTAQQSEVLPAPKHITAKQAQLAQRFLAQRSLNRTRGKNFSPAELLQKAREQNEALKASANNSGTTPLSAPWTAVGPSAVETSSYGLITGRITSLAVDPSDSSGNTVYVGSSGGGIWKSTNAAGQPASVSFSPLTDTLPISSNCSTPPLASLSIGALTVQPNGTGVILAGTGDPNDALDSYYGTGILRSTDKGNTWCLIPTSMDIYYGSLRGFSFRGMGFSGFAWSTVNSQLVVAAVAQSREGAAVGATSSSSFAGLYYSIDAGQTWRLATIEDSTTAIIQSAQTASANYTGNSATSVTWNPVRKRFYAAVQYHGYYESSDGVTWTRLANQPGINSAVCPTNPNEIASSACPLFRGTIAAQPATGDLFAISVDNTNSDQGLWQDVCSANAGECASPTVTFSNQISDAAIDTGGGTNIPQGDYDLTLAAVPSQQDTLLFVGTRDIFRCNLANSCAWRNTTNVDSCGAAQVAPSQHAFDTTLGVSGLMYFGNDGGLWRTTDAVNQQQPTCSSDDAAHFENLNGGIGSLAEIAGFSQHPQNQNVMMAAMGAFGTAALQVGSTSWTQILDGEGDVNAIDSQNPQNWYATSASPVDINLCTQGTACDKSAFGTPVIGSTQVGNDSYGLTGTAPWILDPQNTANLIIGTCRVWRGPAADGSTWTAGNAISTMLDTVQGPYCNGNAQIRWLAASGSPSDAPGAAEQIYAGMAGSTDGGAPVAGHVYGASVSSTTSVPPTWNDLANSPVQNSSQPIFNDGGFDVSSIYVDPHDPSGKTLYVALQGFITASANGSVVYRSVDGGSHWITIQANLPNAPANSILVDPNDANTLYVALDTGVYVTRNINLCTDSSQNCWSPLGTGLPGAPVTQLQAFNYLNTSLLRASTYGRGIWEIPLLTSGVAESTATLNPSSLTFAKQVVDTQSSWQNVTVRNTGTVNLTITSITVSENFAQQNNCTQVLSPGGTCTIQVSFAPAASGPLQGVLTVFGNVSSGQITATLSGTGLAAGNIILSPTSVNFGNSLIGTSAPAQNITISNTGGINVNLQTPTITGDFQISANTCGTSLAPNSGCTVSVIFKPTVAGGRAGVFSISDDAGTQTVQLSGYGQAAATAVLSGMSLNFSQSQTVGTKSSPQQVMLTNNGDVSLTDIAITVSGDFAAQNNCGSYLVGHASCAISVVFVPTKVGSESGTLGVNTVLGSQSVALSGTGLAPPGISALPTTVNFGGQAVNSTSTSQRVVLTNNGGSPLTDLAFSVSGDYAIAGSNCAVGQTLNAQSSCYIDVTFAPSQAGPRSGSLTVSSTNLSTPLEISLTGTGEDFQLIVSSPSSSVIVSGQTATFAVQAIPVNGSSGTLTMGCTGVPQNASCTVNPASLEIGNGVTGNATVTVTTGITPTSSAITPFDRWRTMGVVFGALLPFLSLRKRSFQKRAWLLGLVAVSLWLVLLAPMACGVHATGGGTATSPTPPQGPTTPSGIYTLNITAAIPGLQRNVPVTVTIQ
- a CDS encoding deoxyribodipyrimidine photo-lyase, which produces MPETADLPKLLQPYADNPRIKIRGAGEPLKDGKCVVYWMQRAQRGIDNPAVDLAIELGNKLELPVLVFFSAISNFPHANLRHYVFLNQGLPDIEEDLAERNVTFIVRRPPDNQLEKFLQEAGAAVLVGDENPCREPERWRRVLSRRLHLPYLTVDADVVVPSSLFSKHQYALHVMKPKLYAELPKYLVYQPKTKAKHQWKRPAQFRSFDVRSDLTKGWRDFDRSVGAVDTFTGGTHPALKRLKDFVDRSLHAYATKRNYPEWDGTSRLSPYLHFGHISPITIALAAQKAVEEGQATQAAYDAYINELIGWREISVNFVKYVPNYDTLECAPEWAQKTLREHARDKRNPEYTLEQLEQAKTYDDLWNAAQMQMVKYGWMHNYLRMYWAKKILEWSPNPARAYEYAVILNDKYELDGRDPNGYQGIAWAIAGVHDRPWFDRPIFGAIRYMSGASTGKKFDSKRYIENVASGNWAGD
- a CDS encoding cytochrome C oxidase subunit IV family protein; this translates as MSAHKVNEVLDTEPTHHAEHMVSPKIYALIFGALLLGTGLTVAASYIEMGDFNAVVALGIACTKAVLVILFFMHVKYSSRLTKLTVAAGFFTFIVLITMSLTDYISRAWGLW